DNA sequence from the Leguminivora glycinivorella isolate SPB_JAAS2020 chromosome 13, LegGlyc_1.1, whole genome shotgun sequence genome:
aAACGTGGAATTGACAAACgaggattggtaattattgggtcaaatgggtcattcatgcggtcgcgagggttctatagttgaaccacgagcgaagcgagtaacTTGGTTCGAGTAATAAGAACTCTAACTCGTGAACTTTGCGAGTTTTCTGTCAAACACGAGATtgttaaatacatttgcacgCCTAATAGTTTAACATCTCGAAAAGTTTCCAAAGTCCCAATTggtctcactatagcgaggaaatctacaacgcaaaaaaacgtttatcactgcttccagtagtaaGCCACAGGGGTGCTcgtaaatcatcattattaactagattcacctactttttcaattttaaagcagttaatttgacttttattcaaggtcaaattaacgagttacccactagtggataaaatgcgtttatttACCCGCTAGTGGAATtgattaaaggacaaaacacgtgttttaacGAGCAgagaggggaaaaatacatttgcacccgagtgtaacacaaaacttttccctcactatagcgaggaaactacaacgcaaaaatgcgtttatcactgcttccaatagttccacaggtggtaaatcatctttattactagattcacctacttttatcaattttaaagcagttaatttgactttattcaaggtcaaattactttacccactagtggataaaatgcgtttttacccgctggtattaaaggacaaaacacgtgtttccgagctagtaaggggaaatagttatttgttatacaagggggcaaagttgtattttaacgccgagtgtggaattgaaaaacgagcaagtgaaaggattctatagttgaaccacgagcgaagcgagtggttcgagaatagaatcctgaacttgcgagttttttaatacacgagaagtaaaatacatttgcacccgagtgtaatacaaaacttttccccttattatagcgaggaaactacaacgcaaaaaatgcgtttatcactgcttccagtagttccacaggtggtaaatcatctttattactagattcacctacttttatcaattttaaagcagttaatttgactttattcaaagtcaaattactttacccactagtggataaaattcgtttttacccgctggtattgaaggacaaaatacgtgtttccgagctagtaaggggaaaaagTAGTAATTTTTGTCAGTGGTAACGACTCTGCAGCTGCGGCAAACATACATTTTTCTATATGTTTCTATATGGATACTTTAGTTTCAGGTTTTTCCACCCACTCGATTGAATTTGCACTGTGCAGTTAGAGATGTCAGCAAATCCACTTAGACGGCGCCAGTAATCCTACTACTACGATCGCGTACTACATAATTCAAACTCATGAAGTAGCGTTTTGTGTTTGGAATGCTTACAGATTATTTTAAGGATAATAATTTGCGTAGGAGTGACTCTAAAGCAACACGTGTTTGTAAGTGCATTGAGTATAGGTATTTTATGTTTCTGATTACACAGTTGCTTAGTTGAATGTACCATGAATGATATGATACAGTTATCTATTATAACTATGTTAAGTAGCTCTAtgcaatataattttatagtAGACATAACAAAGTAGATACTTCCACTATCtacttaagtacttacttaGTCAAACCAAATCCTTTCCGGTGTCCAGCTTAATAAACGGACGAATGCAAcggcacagtataaaaccagtaataactcttcttacaaacttcacgccgcgcggtgtgtccccctccctcccctcgcatgcggcgaaaacatgcgaaactggtgattattgggctggacagtcggggccgcgtttgcgcgctgtgttgacgtgttgagttcgggagaaaatgacgtcagcaccgaagacatattttcgttactgtagtgtttatgggtgtatggaaagttctcaaaatgcggaaatgtcattctttagaattcctagacacccagaaaagtaagtggttgttatatatttgcagtgttaggtacattattgcttacgtaaatggcgtaaaagtgagatttaaagctagaatgacacattaaaatcaataaggatttatctgtaacgacatttaggtagatgctgcgatctatctagctcgaaagtttggtacctacttaaatattgtgcaaacatctattcaaacattttatgtaaatatgatttcgtcagtatttaagaaacaaatacgtacttgaatctttattagataaaaaggtagaaagagcgttggtactagcatagcgccatacacagttactaatacgagtaggacagtaggtacctacgtttctagttcaaacgaatcttttttttattgtgatggattgggtgtattctagagaaaacatataaaatgaacacttaaattaacgcttttgcaattattgttacacaatctactattgcgcgtatgagagtaatatatttataatgattttttgtatcttcaatactgactaatgtggtgtcatgacgtggtattgttatactaaaacctacttacagttaatagtacctattagatttacaacaacttacattgtacgaagtcgattatagtaacgttgtacaaccctgcgtgaccttgcgcagtagtaacgaccgcgccgccgctgccggagattaactactgatatatccttatactgtggcaaCGGAATGCGtcatgtttgtttttattttatttttatcacataCGCTTGATTCTTTGTGTTTATTTACGGCTGGTTGGTTACCCTTATCAAAATAAACCAAATGAACTTATAAATTTATACTTTTTGCATAAAGAAACATAAACACTACTAAGAAAATCGTGATTTAGGCACAGCATGCAATAATGTAATCTAAGATCTATTGAAATGCTTCTTCGAATTAGGGACTTAaggttacttatattttatttgtatacaTTTCAAAGATTGAAATACCTATTGAAATCAAAATTTACTATacgaataaaatcaatattttatttacttaagaaaaatccgaaaaaattgtcattttttATTTGCAATGTATGGTATAAAAGTTGTCtttgaatgatttttttaagcaaTTTGGTTTCCAGTTTATATTTCTCAGTACTCGGAACTCTCGGAAGATTCAAAGAAAGAAATGTAACAAGGGACtggttttgtaattttgtatccTCGGGGGTTTAATTGTTTTAAATGGTCTTGATTTTTACTATTGGACTATTGGACTCGGGAACCCGGCCAGTTTCgtgattatttataataaacgaGAAACAAATAGTTATATGTACATTGATACAAAAAGTTTTTAACAACAAAAATAACCTTTAAGATATACTTCTTTTTTATACGAGTTGACGTGAAATGCACATTATACTTATTTTACCttgaaataaaagtaataaagtAGCTAACATAAAGGTTCAGTTAGTGATAAGTTTTAAAGAATTGCCATTTCAGATTAGCTAAATTGAGTACTTTTGAacactttttttataataaatgatTAATAGCAAGAATGTTAGTTTTAACTTTTAACTTACAGatctttgtttattttaaatgtttgttatgaaaaataatttactaTGACGACTATGTGTGTATTATATTTCTCTTTCTTTCAACATAAATGGACGAATTTGTGTTTTGTCATGAAATTGCAAACAGCCGTATATTACAAAAAATGGCCATACCTCTATTAGTTAATTAGTTGATTAGTGTAAGTTTTTGCTCTCTTGATTGGAATGGCCATTCATTAAATTAACTTATTaactaaacatgttttttataaattttactataCACTCGATATTTCAGTCATTAAAATGCAACAGGAGCTACTTTcaatttaataaaaagtaccacaTTTTCGCTTACTAATATATTGATAATTTTGGTCGTAACTTGATACAGTAATCTTTTTAGGTGTCTTTATTCTTAGGTGACAGTCTGGTACCTTTTGCGTTAGAATATAGGTACTTTACTTACTTAAGTAACCCAATGTATTTAGCGTTCGAAAACAACTGAATCCTAGTTTTTCTGAAAAATCTGTTAAATGGCCtgtgtttcctcctccaaaacttaaccaatcgtgaTTTGGTTGAcgaaatatgaaaatataatgAAGCTATGTGAAACAATTTTGATTTTTAGGCTTTTTGTCGATAATTGTTTTGAATATCATGCCTCTTATTACACTATTTTAGAACTTCGAAGGACTCTAGCGATAAGAACAAAACAAAactaattcttaaaaaaaaatgaaacaaatTATGAATATCAAAAAAGCAAAATAAACCGATTAAATTGTATAAAACTAAGACTAACCtcaaaagctagctaatgtctaaaacaggcccttgaggcattgtaccaagtgTACCAaagatactggcgacatttcctcgctgtatcgcaatgctgatgcGATTCGTATTGGTTTAAAATATTCTAACAAACAAAAGTCAAATTACAttctattaaaattatttcaactTGAGCTATCTCAAAgtcttggtcactttttctttcatatgtgtaatttatttcggttttagtttaaaatattgtttcaaaaatcagAGAAGAAACTGTCGAGAGGTGTATTTGGTTCTGTTTCATCTTAAATCAGAAGATTCAGAagttataatatacattatatatatatatatttttcaacACTTATTAGCTATTTAAAAGGTATAGCGTTGCGAATGCCTTGTGTTAACAAAATTGTGTTTTTGGTCGTACACAAAATCGCTTAGTAAAGGGTCTCTCGGCCTTCCAGCAGTAATGAAGTATGACTCTATCCAAGCAGACACTGGCGAATCTGTATGTAATTTATTTGCCAACTATTTTGAAACTACCTTTCTTCGTAGTAGCTCTAATGGCGTTTTATCTATAACAGAACCTACCACTACCAGTAATAGTATATGCGACATTGAAATTAACCCTAGCGAAGTCCTTAAACTGCTAAAGTCAGTTGATGTCAATAAAGGTGCAGGCCCCGACCTTCTGCCGCCTATACTCATATCAAACTGTGCTGAAAGTCTCGTGAAACCTCTCTGTATTATTTTCCGTCGATCTCTGGCTGAAGGAACTGTCCCTAAACTTTGGAAATCAGTTTTTGTTACCCCCGTACATAAGTCCGGTGACAGATCCAATGTAAAAAACTACAGGCCAATATCTAAGTTATGCATTTTTGCCAAAATACTAGAAAAAATAGTTCACAGCCAAGTTTATTCAACTCTAAAAATTTCCTTTATAGCTGAAAAGCAtggttttgtaaaaaataagtcGACAGATTctaatttattaacattttgtGATTATGTTTCATGCAAAATGGAGTCTGGTGGCCAAGTAGACACCATATATACTGATTTCAGTAAAGCGTTCGATAGAATAGACCATCAAATACTAATGCAGAAGTTATTAACATGTGGCATCCATGGAAATCTTTTTAGATGGTTTACTTCATATGTTCAAAATCGATCTCAAGCGGTAGCAGTAAATGGCTATACTTCCTCCTGGGCTGGTATTCCCTCGGGTGTGCCGCAAGGATCTTTGTTAGGCCCTTTGCTATTTGTCATATTCATCAATGATATCcgttccatttttaaatattctcaatttcttctttatgccgatgacaccAAGATATATAGATCCATCAAGAATGTATCCGACTGCTTGCTACTGCAAGATGATTTAAACAGGTTCTCGAATTATTGTGTGGAAAACCGACTGGATCTTAATGTGGCAAAGTGCCATACGATGTCATTTACTCGCAAACCCAACCCGATTCTATTTAATTACTCCCTCAACTCCGCTAGTATAAGTAACTCACTGTCTACTAGGGACTTAGGCCTTTATCAAGACCCAAAACTGATATTTGATATACATATAGATAAAATAGTAAAGAAAGCTTCCAGGTCTCTAGGCTTTATTATGAGGTCAACATctaaatttaataatgtaaaaccTATTAAAGTTTTATATTGTTCATTTGTGCGATCAATCCTCGAGTATGCATCCGTTGTGTGGAATCCATGTTACGACATCTATATTAAGCGCATTGAGTCTATACAaagaaaatttttaaaattcttACAATACAAAACTAAGACATCATTTTCTCCCCTTAGATTTGAGAAGAAAAGTTACTGATttggtatatttaactaaaatcatGACTGGGTCTGTTGATAGCCCGGAACTggttaaaaatatcaattatCGGGTCCCTAGAGCTGTTACCTCTAGACATTACCGACCTTTGTCTCTTCCACCGACCAAAACCAACTATCGTAAAAATTCATACTTTATCCGAGCAGCGAGGTCGATGAATGAGCTGTGTCATAACAATGATCATTTGGATCTGCACCTAATGAAACCCGCATTAGTAAAGAACCTTATAGTATCTAGTTTCTTTGCTCCCCCGCCAGCAGAAGACTAAGGTAGGTCTCGtttttaataagtttaataTGTATCAAATCAATACCTCATTATTTTTCCGTGGCATGTCCTGACGCTGCTATCTCATTAATCTCTGATTGTTTTGTGCTAGCCTGTAAATTACCTTCGCATCCTATCTGTGgaaacctgtaattggcttttcaGATACACATTTTTGCTAACTTAGTTTTAGATATTTAAGCTGTTGGTTTttctgaataaaataaaataaaataaaataataaataaagttattatttttattatcgatattttttttttcgtaaataGAAATGATTAGGCCTgttttagatttataaaaataccCTGCAAGTCGATACAGTATACAAGGTATTTATTAtaacttactaaaaaaaaactgctttACAGCAAcaattctttaaatatttattgtagtTTTGAGATTTATGATGTATGCAAGCCAAAAGTAGCTCTGCTCACGTGCTCACTGTACTTTACTCAAAATATGTTCGaataattttgtaataataGCTCACCAAAGCAGAACAGTTAAAAAGAATTGCACATGTATTTAATATTATCagcgaagtattttttttgcattaGTTCTGTTttataaaacgtattttttaTCTCACCTGGGGTCCTATATACTGAAGTAGCAATAATCATAAACTTCACCGCATCACAAGAaacaacttaaaaatatttatttgcttcAACTGTATTTCATTTGTTATATTTCCGTTTGATTACCGGTTTCGCATAAACGCGTGCACCTCTGAACACTCGAGTGCCTGTACTGTCAAATAACATGCTTCTAGTTCAAATATGTGTACAACTACAACACACTATTTGAACGTGAGGGAATATCTACTCTACTCAATAAAAATGGTCAATACTTACTGAATTAAGCACtctactttaaaataataaggcatatattgaatatttttttattatgcaTTAGATTTTTATCGTTGGgtattaagtggagataatatAAGATTGTAATCCTAGTACTTTTATAAGATTAATTGCTTTTATTTGGTTGCTATCCTCGACGGAAAATATATTACTAAACTATCTTAACACGTTCTGAGAAATGAAATCATATCACACAGTGATTTCAAGTTCAAAAAATTCGACCGCGTCAGTCTACATATATATGTACTGTACTGTACAGTActgaattttaatttatttgacaATACTCAGATTAcaatataactaaataataaaatgctTATAAATAACAGTATAAAAAAGCTAAGTTATTGtctaataaaattatgtacaaaataaacgttcactaaataaaactaaaaggTACTGTAAAAGTTATGAAAAGAACATAATATAGATATTAAAGAAATTTCTGACATAAAAATATTCAAACGGACATTGCATGATTGGCtattgaataataatttttaCAACATTAAGGAATTTTTTGACTACCAAACTGACTAATgacattatattatatatatttatttttcaatttaaatttttgtatgTACTTTTTACTATTGTAATCTAATTTCATTTCTGTGTTGATGcatgaaatgtaaataaatattttagttttaagttgAAATTTTTACATGCAATAAATAAGGCTAAATGTGTGATACTTGCTATTATTATAATACCTATTTTTAaccacattttattttattttacttacatttaatgcaaataaagaattttactttactttactacAATAATATCCCATATAGGGATATTATTGTGTATAGACAGGCAAGCAAATCTTAGGATTAAAAAAGATAGATAAGTTTAGtacctattattattgtttttttttagtacagataGTGCGCAAAGTGGTTCATTTTTTGTCAGGTCAAAATTTCAGAGTATTGAAAGACGTCGTACGtgcgtcgtacaatacacgtgcggaaaggaaaatcgtaactcgtgtcgatctaaaacactcccttcgattTGGTCGtgtctaaataatatttatcgCCTCTCGTTTCAAACATGCTTTTTCCGCGCTTGTATCGTTATACTatactattttataaaattttatatcTTATCATCGATAACTTTCCAATCGATTATAATTCGACGATTATTCAATCGATATGGCCCTAAAGGTGTCGATGTTCAGGTCAACcctatttttctattttatgtttttttttaaatattaaatgacatgaCTTTGACACAAAGGTTTTAGGCATAGGAATAggataatattaattttgtgcTGATGTTGTTGAAATTTTAGTAACTAAATAATCATTTCTGTCATTTGCGATACATATAATCATCCTATAATgaagaatttaaatttaaaactaaatctaaaaatagGTTATTCTTCCGAGATACTCAcatcacagtataaaaccagtaataactcttcttacaaacttcacgccgcgcggtgtgtccccctccctcccctcgcatgcggcgaaaacatgcgaaactggtgattattgggctggacagtcggggccgcgtttgcgcgctgtgttgacgtgttgagttcgggagaaaatgacgtcagcaccgaagacatattttcgttactgtagtgtttatgggtgtatggaaagttctcaaaatgcggaaatgtcattctttagaattcctagacacccagaaaagtaagtggttgttatatatttgcagtgttaggtacattattgcttacgtaaatggcgtaaaagtgagatttaaagctagaatgacacattaaaatcaataaggatttatctgtaacgacatttaggtagatgctgcgatctatctagctcgaaagtttggtacctacttaaatattgtgcaaacatctattcaaacattttatgtaaatatgatttcgtcagtatttaagaaacaaatacgtacttgaatctttattagataaaaaggtagaaagagcgttggtactagcatagcgccatacacagttactaatacgagtaggacagtaggtacctacgtttctagttcaaacgaatcttttttttattgtgatggattgggtgtattctagagaaaacatataaaatgaacacttaaattaacgcttttgcaattattgttacacaatctactattgcgcgtatgagagtaatatatttataatgattttttgtatcttcaatactgactaatgtggtgtcatgacgtggtattgttatactaaaacctacttacagttaatagtacctattagatttacaacaacttacattgtacgaagtcgattatagtaacgttgtacaaccctgcgtgaccttgcgcagtagtaacgaccgcgccgccgctgccggagattaactactgatatatccttatactgtgctcaCATAGTGCGAGCTATAATGTTGCCATATAGAACAATGTGCATGAATTTTTTAGCCTATGGCacgaaagagaaaaaaaaagtagaaaagaTATGCTCGGAGGATTTGCGCCCTGCTTCCAGCATTTTTTTCGTAAAATAGTGAATTAGTGGTTAATTGCctttattattcatttttaacttTCCTTTAGCTAGTAAGAAGTAATAAGAgtgtgaaaatacattcaaattAATAGTCACTTGGGCTTGATCTGCAACATATCGATTCGGCGTATATAACGTACAAAGCTAGGTTATAATTAGATTTTCGGCATTTTCCACTAGTGTTAATTTGAAATGGAAAGCATGGATGTCGCTCAAGAAGGTACCTCGGCAGCGTCTACGCCCGTCGTGGAAAACGGTAAGTTCCCCGACACCATCACCATGCTTGTTTTTAGTACTTGTAGTAAAAACGTGTTCCTTTGTCGAGGTCCAAGTACATGTAATGTTTCTTTTTAGGGCCCGACAAGAATGTAACGGCGGAGGAAATGACTTCAAGAGACTACTATTTTGACTCGTATGCTCATTTCGGTATTCACGAGGAGATGTTAAAGGATGAAGTTCGCACACTCACGTATAGGAATGCTATGTACCACAATAAACACTTATTTAAGGGAAAAGTAAGTTAAAACCATTTTTTAACTTTGCTTTGCTGTGTTTGCAGCTATACACTTCGTTTTGTCATATTTTGTGTGccttacgtacatacatactataGTCACGTGTGTTTCTCAGAGACCACGAACTTCTATTTTGTTCGATCCTCACATACATCTTTCGCTTCTATCGCTTTCATAATCCCAACATTCCTCACATACGCTAAAGTCCACCAAAGGTCTACCATTTTGCAACTCACTTTCTCTCATACACTTTTTGCCAGCTAACTCTCTTTTGCTCATTCTTTCCATGTGTAATAGCCTGTCCCTTACCTACAATACAATGACTTGATTCAAACAAACTGCACTGAGTTTGATATCAGTGAAATGTTTATGAAAATACACAGTTTAAATATTTCCTTATTCTCGCTATCAAACATGCTGCTGAGTAAGCTTGGGCTGTCGCTAATaaccagagggcggaattgctcatggcaaaaatcaaacgtcaataaaGTTGAATGTTAACTTTTATGGACTATTgattaaactgaaattatcagtatattgttAAGTTGTTTTCATCGTAAGTAAGACTAGGATACTTCAttatccatttgttgactgtttttcgttttggattaaccatttttttttcaaacgtgaataaaattagttgCAAAAGGACTAGTGGCAGaaatgacaattaaatgtcatacaatttacttttaaactaattatagaggtcaaaatcaaatggtcgaatagctaatcaaagaggttaatgttaaagtcagaaatgtaaaaggtgactgaatttatcgatagctgaaaatatcgataaaatttaacgtttcAACtctattgatttttgccatgagcaattccgccctctgctaATAACTTATTAACCTTTCAAACACTGCCAGCTCCCATCTAGTTACCAGTCAGCTTGGAAATTCGTTTTAGTCCAGGATTTTTCTGGCTGCTGTAAGCAGTTCACCTTCTGTAATTCATGATATAAAGCCATTCTTCCAAATAAGTTGTGTGCATAATCGTTTTTCACTGCCTTATTCAATTATGCTGTAGTGATCTACGAGTGGATCTTATAAAATAGCAATCAGTTAGTGTAAGAATgtccatttatttattgaatttgtaACTTCCAGATAGTGTTAGACATAGGCTGCGGCACGGGCATCCTGTCGATGTTCGCCGCCAAAGCTGGGGCAGCTAAGGTGATCGCCGTGGAGTGCTCCAACATCGTGGACTACGCGCGCAAGATCGTTGAGGCCAACCGGCTCGATGACGTCATCGAGATCATCAAGGGCAAGGTTAGTGCCCAGTTAAACACTTTTTGTGTCGAGTTTTTGACGAGAAAAGTACCCTATTGTATACATGACTGTTGGGATCTTTGCAAAGTGGTATTATGTCATAGATTTCATAGAGACTACAGGTTGTTTTGCTGGAATTTAATACAAataagaatctgaataatagTATATTAATACAAATCTATTTTAAACTTTTATTGGGTTTTAGATCAGAAAACAATTGCTTCTGGGTTTCTAGAGGTTGTTTCTACTTGCTGAATTAATAAACTTATACTTTATtgacacataacataacataaggCAGcatccccacttaggcgtcgcgtgtctcgcggcgcgcaacggacgtctccgccacgccgcctgaatgtaattcaaaaaacgtctcctcagtacattttgtataggaaggacgtaagacgcgcctcaggcggcgtggcggcggcgtggcgcgcgccgcaagacatgcgtcttatgagtgtggatggtagtTAAGAGTTTCTTACAATCATAAAGATTTTGGCACTTTCATGTGGTTATTAATTTTACACTCATCAGGTGGAGGAGATTGAACTGCCGGTTGAGAAAGTGGACATCATCATCTCCGAATGGATGGGCTACTGCCTGTTCTACGAGAGCATGTTGGACACAGTGCTGTTCGCTCGCGACAAGTGGCTGCAGCCTGATGGCATGCTGTTTCCGGACAGGTGAgatggtatataatatgtagTATATAAACGATgtagtatataatattgtctttgattaaaaaaaagattgtttCAGTTAAAATGTAAGATAAATTGTGTTTAGATATCTTTTGTTGTTATTTACTGTTGCTGTGTTGTATGTTTTATTCTATGTAGTTAGCAGTGATTTAGTTTCGACTGTTATGCTGTTAacatgttttgtaaataaataaataaattacccctatagttactcatgaaataaagctatggaaacggattatatcgcgtatagttttccatagttttatgaCTATGTAGTATATTGAATTCGTCGCCCAGGATcatgaaaagtggaagattcttctgaGAGCTATGTCCCtaatgagggataacaggatctcatcatcatcatcatcatgtttTTGCAAACATGTAGATAGTGAGGGTGTTGGGTGAGGAGTTGGAAAGAGAAGAGGGAGTTGGAAAGAGATAGGAAAAGATGGGAGGATGAAATTAAGCGGCAACCCAAGCGACACTTGTTGCGCGTCTTACATCTTTCCTACACAGAATGTActaaggagacgttttttaaattacactcaggcggcgcggcgctggcgtccgTTCTGCATCTTACGACGTATGTCGCCTGTGTGTAGATAATCCCTAAGGAAATCACAGGATAGGACCAATATGGAGAAACATAGCAAGTGATAGAATAACATGGCAAATTCTAAGGGAGACTGTTAGTTAACTCATCTTGGACGTCCAAACACTTAGGGCCGGCTCACACCGGAATGGCGGCGGTTGGCAGCGGCGGGACGAGAGCCCGCCGGTCGCTGCCGTTCACTGCGAGCCGCGGCCGGCCGCTGCCGACCGCTGCTATTCCTGTGTGAGCCGGCCCTTAAGTTAAAAccttatttgtaaaaaaaaaacagtaataaaggcttattttatttataacagaGAAATTGTATGTGGA
Encoded proteins:
- the LOC125232489 gene encoding protein arginine N-methyltransferase 1 produces the protein MESMDVAQEGTSAASTPVVENGPDKNVTAEEMTSRDYYFDSYAHFGIHEEMLKDEVRTLTYRNAMYHNKHLFKGKIVLDIGCGTGILSMFAAKAGAAKVIAVECSNIVDYARKIVEANRLDDVIEIIKGKVEEIELPVEKVDIIISEWMGYCLFYESMLDTVLFARDKWLQPDGMLFPDRCTLFICGIEDRQYKDEKINWWDDVYGFDMSSIRKVAISEPLVDVVDAKQVVTNSCLLKEIDLYTVKKEDLNFESKFHLQVRRNDFIQALVTFFNVEFTKSHKRLGFSTAPEAPYTHWKQTVFYFDEYMTVKKQEEITGTFSMRQNARNNRDLDFEIEIDFKGELCQVQEKNHYRMR